The following is a genomic window from Xyrauchen texanus isolate HMW12.3.18 chromosome 6, RBS_HiC_50CHRs, whole genome shotgun sequence.
GTACAGGTCGCCCATTTTCCCAGGTTTGAGAGGCTGCGGCTTTACCTCTGTCACCTGCCAAGCACCTTGACTGTATAGATTTAACAGGGAAAGATCTTTTATACCAGTAGAAAATTCTGCATAGCACGGATAATTCCAGAAGacatataaacaataaaatagcTTGCAATAAAATGGACAATTTAGGTGGGCGCTGGTGAGTTTGTTTCTAATGCTGACACATGAGAATATATATTTTGAGTAAATGAAGAAAATAtaagaaaatacagtatatccTTTGAAATTTGGTTCATTTTATTTCTAATTAAAGTGCATTGATGTTTACTGAAGTCCATATGGTTCTTATCATCTCAAGGCAATGACAGATGAGATTTCCTAGAGAAATATGACCTTGTAGAATCCATTCTCCTCAGTGCTTCATGTTGTTTTGACTTTCCATTCTTACAGACTTAACGTTAGCATACAATTGGGGTACAAGGGTAAAAGCCCACTCACTTTAGGTAAAAGGTCCCAAGGGGGTTATAGTTATATTGtgtagatataggggcaatagttatagtgcaaaatttgtcaactaatgcaaataattctgAGACAGCGAGATGCTTTTTTTGAATGATAAATTAAGATAatggttattcaaaataaccactacAAAAAGGGGAgcaccatttcctgttaatttcaatcacatttgacattttattacatctcaagtattctataaaaaatgaatctccattgtgatcggatcagtcaatgtgagcccactttgaacatttttcataacaaatctgttGCCCCTACTTAAGAAAAACATTGTGTTTAATGGGGGCCTTTTAACCCCAAATAATTTCATTTCACAAATTTGGCAGTTATTTGAACAACTTTTAATATGACCTTGAAGAaaactgaaaataacaaatatgtattttctctcaaattaaatgtgataatttcgGGGATTTTCATTAACTGCATAAATCtgcaatatttaaaaattcaatattagatcaaattacctcaaaatcaaactttttatCTCAattatctcatggatcaggaaattTTGCAGTGCGAGTAACAAAACAGtggcaaacaggtgtttaggataGTGCTGTAGTAGTTTCTGTTGTTTTTTATGGTTTTGGAAGAAGATAATATAAAATGTGCCTTTTACCCCGAGGTTCTTTAGCCCAATTGTACCCTACAAGACCACAGATATTATCACTTTTAGCTAGGTACTGTACATCTTCAGCTTACTCTTACCTTAAACTTGATGATAGTCAGCAACTGGATTTTCCAAATTAAATGTTGGCAGTCACCTTTGAAGAGACCAAACAATCCAGTGAGAAGTGAACACAGCTGGCAACTAACAAGTACACCAccctaaataaaaataagtatcaTCTTTTATGAGATTACTTAATCGTTTTACAACCCTTTAATGTTCTGCTACTATGACAAAACATGCATTTTATGAATACTTTGATTGGCCTGTTACAGGACTTTGACTAAGCCAGGCAGTGACTGATACCTGGTTTGCTCAACTATTTTTCAGTAGttcacaagttaatgtaatcctgcttagAGCATAGTGTAAACGTGTATGGCTTGCTGTCCTGGGCGAAGGCCTCGAGGTTCGAGGCTTGACCTGAGCTCGAATAGCCCACAGGACCTAGATTAGTTATAAGTAAATAGATAGGAGGAGGATGGGGATGTGGAGGGATGCCAGAAGACTCAACGCCATTTAGAGGTAAGCaacttttttatatacttttttatattttatataatgtttatatatgcttactcTGAGTCTGGTGATGTGATTGGTCGGAATAAATGATCTTACTCCTCCCGAACCTAGTTTATAAAACTCTATTAAAATGACAGACAAAGACAGCATTCGGAGCAAGAGATCAAGAAATGGTAACGATGTTTCCACTTACATTGCTGGATAAGAAATCATTTTAGATATGGGTAAAATTCCACTCTACGTTAGCCTACGTCCTTCAACTATCTTGGGTAAGCCAAAGACACTGGAGAAACCTCACATGATAGGTATCTATGTTTGTGTACGATACTTCACCTGAGAGTGTGCGGAAAGATACGTGAGAATTTTTATAATAGGTCCAAATATGGTGATTCCTCATATGTAACGAGATCTCATGAGAAGTTGATCAAATGTCTAATTAAACAACTGTCCAATTACAATTAATATAAGTGAACCGACAGGGTTCTGCTTTCTCTCAGGAAGAGTGTCAAATTGATCTATCTTACGTCAATTCAATAGAAAATGTGTGATTCAGCATGTTTTAATTAGTCTGGATTTCTTGCCAAGAAATTCGCTCATTACTTCACTTTGTCCGCAAACCTCTCCAGCTCAATGAATCAGTCAAGTACATTCCTCCTAGTCCTCCTCCCCATCTAGTTCATTGACTCTGTCAAGTCATTTCTCCCATAAATTTCCTTCGTAATCAGTAGGCTACCACAAGATAGTTGTGAAGCATCAGTAAACTTCTtttatcttcttcttcttttttactgattttacagttgttgtttttttcacttATTACAATGTTATATTTTCAGAGTATTTGTACTTGTGTTGTTTttcagaaattatatatataatatatatatatatatatatatatacaacatttaGTTCCGGTACTCAAACCGGATTGGTCGAGAGATGTCTCAATTTATCAGCACTTGCATGCTCCACTGTGTCTATcacttgtgtttgtgccattttaaactaaagtgtaagagccatgcatatatatatatatatatatatatatatatatatatatatatatataagcaatatcacacaagcaagaccGCAATATGGTCCTATATCAGCCCTGCTGTGTTTACTTACGGCACTCAGCATGTGGCCGatttacagcagtgctgatataggaccatattgcactcttgcttgtgtgatattgcttaaaatacagtatatattacattatacatAATATACTCTGTAAACACCACAagtgtttattattaaaaaaatatatattatttattattaaatatcttGTTAAGAGACAAAAGAGCAGCAGAGAAATACATCATCATCGCTGCTGCACTATGAGCATTCTGAAGGTCACGTGGTGAAAGAAATAAAACCCTGCGTGTTGATTAATCCATGATAAACAGGCTTTTCCCACACAAACATGGCTGTCTCATGGGTGTTTCCTACACACATAAGAACCCCACAGTGTGTGGCTGGGTGGGGAAGAGCAGATTAATTCTGTGACGCTAACAGATATGCGCATAATGATGTGTGTCCATGGGAAATGGCGGTTGTAGAAGTTTCTTTTAAAAATCAGGCTGGTGTGATGTTCTGATGTGAGGTGGGGCCCATCATCGTGGTGACATATCTAAATCTGCTTAGTTGGCGGGGCCGAACAGATTATCAACCAGATTTGAGTAATAGACTCCTCATTTAGCCTTAATGTGTTTTGCATAGAGAGCAACCTCCTCTAATCATTCTTTAAGATGAATCGTTGTCCCAGGCAAAATGTAAAAGATATTAGTCTACCGGCAACTGCATAAATCATGAGGTTTTTTACTAATGGAACCAAAGCTAAACACAGTCCCACCGTCTTAAGTACACAAAGAAGATTATTATGATGGTGTCATGGTTTTTGCTCCCTAGGAAGTGGTGTTATTTACATAAGGTGTTTTTGCTGGAATATAAACcttttattgtaataattaaacaattaaatatgGAAGACAGTAAAGACGGGCTAATCCCTGGTTATGATGAGTCATTGAAAACATTTTCAAGGTTTTTTCTTGGCTCAGATACCTGAAATTGGTTTGTCCAGGTCTGAAATAGTGTCAGAATACCCACTAATGCTAAAGGAGCTCAGATCGTCATATATGAGAGAGCAGGTTCAAGTCTAAAAACAAATCCAAgtacactatacagtatattaatatataaatactaaTTATACTTACTAAATATCTGTCTATCTAAATACAAcagattcaaaagaaaaaaacacagaatAATAAGAGATTACATCTCAGATACAATACAAGTTCTATGCTCGTATAAATGTAATACTTTGAAATCTTTATCCTATAAAACATAAAGTGTAACAAAGAGAATTTTGCTGCACAAGAACAAGAGAAGCTAAAGTGTCAGTTTTACAGCAGAATCAAAAGCCTGCTGCTTAGTCTCTCTGCCTCTACAGAGTTTTTGTGAACCCTCGCTTCTGGAGGGCTGTCACACAAGAGTACATCTCTCCCCTTCATTAGACATACTCCCTTCTGCTTCGCCCTATATTTGCCTTAACCCCTAAGTCAAATTAAACACACCCCACGCATGATTGGAGACCGGTTTCAATCTTTCAAACTACACACCACTGAGACACACATACGCTCTCAACCAAGTGCACCACTAGTGTAGCATCGTGATGTCACATAGTTTGTTTTGGACAGATATTTCAGCAATGCTTTTATCAGAAGCCCACTGCTAGTCACATGCGATGGCTGTGAAGAGCCGGAGATGTTCTCTTGAAGGGGCCCTGTGAAGCGCAGTCACTTTGAACAATCTTGCTCAACCCGCGCTCTGGGAAGTGCCGTTCGCATGCTgggggcctctttctctctctctctctcctctcgccCTTTCTTCTTCATTTCGCCACCGTCTCAAAAGTGGAAACTTGGAAGGGAGCTTGGAGGCAGGGGAGGAAGAGCTTGGTTGTAAGCCTAGTCCAACTGAAACCCCTTCTCTCATCTCTGAGTGTCCAATTCCTGAACTTACACGGCAGGAAAGCTTTTCAAGTTTGTCAAAGTGGAGATGACTTTGGTCATGTCTCTCTCATGCTTTTATCCATAATGGGAGGGGGCCTGATGCTTGATGTTCATTTCAGTAGGATGCTTTGCTCATTAGTGGACGAGGGAGTGACTGAAAGCTCTAACACAACCCGTCTCGTCTGAAACAGGTGTGGAGGGAAAAGCCAGAGGGCCGGAATGGCCCCTGCAGGCTTACTGTAAGCGCCATGGGTTTGTGTGCCAAAAAGGTGGGGGAGTGAAGGAGACGGAAGGACAAACATGGGCTGATTTGATATATCTGTTTCCTGACACCAGACATTCAAAGctggaaaacaaaagatgaaacaAACACAGCCGATGGGAGAGGAAGGCACGAACGGATACTGCGGCTTATGTTTAACCTCTAAACCTGAGACACCGCATAAAATACAACACTGTTGACATAACAAGTTTTAGGAAGGATAGGTCACAACCTAGCCAGAGACAACAATGCATGATAATTGAATGAGCAGTAAGTGTCTTCAGATCAAAAACAGTTCAAAGATAAGTTTTTTGCTTCAATGCCAGAAATATACACTGTAGGTTTATATAgaatttactgcatttattttatattatcatCACAAGGGAAGTGTTATGGTTCTTTTATAGGCATatatagggtacaatggggataaaggcacaccttaaggaaaatttgcctttttctggtcacaaagtgtatcaagtttagtttaaattctttctttttttttaaagggagtCTTTTTACCCCAAACTTAGGGTAAAAGGCCCACAAAtatggggtaaaaggccccaaGAAGGGTTCAAATTATATTAtgtaaatatagggacaatagttatagggcagcATTTTTCAACTTAGGCAACAAATtgtgagacagcaagatgcttttttgagtaagaCAATACTTATTCAAATCAATCACTTCAGAAAAGGTTGAACCATTTTAACCATCACATTTAGCATTTCATAACATATAGcgtattttataaacaaattaatctccagtGTGAtcggatcagtcaatgtgagcccactctgaaaatgttttatagCAAATCTGTTTTGCCCACTTTAAAACACATTGTGTTTaatgggggcctttagccccagcAACAGGGggactttttaccccaaatactatcctttcacttcttggacagttataaaaactattgTTTTAATTACTTCGAACAAAACTGACAATGACATAtgaagtattttgtctcaaaataaatgtcatcACATTAGCtatatttgcaacatttaaaaaaaaatatatatattagatcaaattacctcaaaatcaaactttagacattgcacgTGATGATCTCATGaatcaaatgtgcattttgccCTGTTGTGCCCTActgtattatatatagtataatatatactgtataattattttcaaattacaaatatatattaataatgttaAGACTTACTTCGCATTTAAATATGGTGTAAAATCAATTTTCATAACAAAAGTATGCtttatttaatcaaattcatAACATCTTAGAAATTCACTGACCGTTTGTTAATTTAAGTCTTATGAAATAATGGAACTCCTTGGGATTTCTGGACTATCTGATAACTTAGCAGTCATCACAGATTTGCTCATTTCACCTCGGATAAGGGCAACAATATCATATCAGAAATTACTCTGAAAAGAACCATGAACATAACTGAGTGCACGGTGATTGTATATAGCAGTATATCTTCACAAGCAGTCTATCTCAGTGCAGGTAGAAACAGATGTACAATTTGACATTAAACTAAAAGTGAAATGGGGTGACAGTCACAAAACCCCAGACAGATTTAGAAAATTCACAgacatcccccccccccccccccgtgtTTGATGGCCATTGAATGTAAATGCCATTGCTGCAACGTATCcatttttaaattcagattttaacagatagaatatatatatatatatatatatatatatatatatatatatatatatactctatatactgATAGAAATTGTAGCATACTATCCTTGTAAAACAATGAAATATCTGTGTATCCAATTACCTAATGTAAATCAGTCACtttaataaatttattttaagatttgtctttttttttttttttttgcaaatagcTAAGCagatttgtcttttcttttttttttttacctgaacaATTCAGTAACAGCATGCTACAATAAGTGTAAGTAAATGTTAAACCATAGGACATTCACTTTTGTGTGTTAAGGATAGTGCATTCTTAGGGGTTTTGTTAGACACAAAATTTGAATATTTTCTGTGTGATTCACTGTTTTGTTAATggagatcttttttttttgtgctctaGTGCTACAGCTGCTTTGGTTGACACTGCCATCTGTTGTTCAAAACAAGGAAATAACATACGGACCTACAGCACTGAAACAAGTGTATTTAAAGGGGGTCTGACTTGATTTATTCAcccgcatgttgttccaaacccgtatgactttctttcttgtgaggaacacaaaaggatcacTATCATTGTATAATAGAAGATAATTACAATAAAACTGAATGGTCACCAGGGATAGAGCAGCTTGgatattctgctaaatatcttgttttgtgttttacagaagaaaataattggggtttggaacaacagtaaataaataaagacagaattttagtttttgggtaAAGTATCCctgtaacattttaaatactgtaaaaagcCTGAATATGTAAAGACAGACATATAAACTGAAGAAAAATCTCtcgtaaattatgaaaaaataataataaatacaagatCTTTTATAAGAGCAATTTCTTTGCCACAATTTATTGTCCTTAACAGTGAACAGCTCATCTGCCAAATGCCAATATTTTAAATCTTTAATCTCTGGGCAAGCAATGTGGGCATTCAGATTCCCATAATGTTCAGCAATCTTCTCTCATCACACTGTGCAACTCTCAGAGAAATTTCAGGACTTTTCTAGTCATTGCCATGATACAGAATGCCGTCAATTACACATGCTTGCTGTTTCAAAGAAATCCAATGATAAAAGTTATTTGAAAGCCAAAATGCCAGCCTTTTCTTATTAAGTATTGTATATCTATAAGAAATAATATTACCTCACTTTAAATGTTGCACTTAAGTTTTTAGACCCTCTCACTTTCCTATCAGTGGCTCTAAATGATATATGAAGTGCCACAGAGGGCTTTCCGGAGACACAAATGCCAGTGACTCGCTCTGAAATGCCAGATATGACAGTCGAAGACATGCAATGAGAATCTATGCCTGACCAATTTGAAGTCCTCCTGATCATAAACTGGCTGACTGTCAGGTATGACAAAGGCCAATTTTCCCTGCCTGGAAGTAAAATATCTTTCTTTGACAAATATGAAGGTGGGTATGTCATTGCATTGATGTCAGATGTCTTTTTAGATAAACAAGAGAGGATTGTGTAAAATGCACTAGTTCACTAAAGTCTCTTTTAGTTTACAGTAATAGTAGATTACTCTGTATAGCTTTACATTATAATGGGATATATTCTGTAAATTATGGCAAAATGCCAGCTCACCCCCCAGTaactgtttttgtgtttgtaaataatgtctatattccAGAACAAAGAAGCATTGATAATCAACTGAGGTGTTTGtcactgcaaaacaacagtgGCTTCTCAGTTGTAGCAGCTCCAGCTGCCCCATTGCACTGATTTACTCTATCAAAGGCAGAATCTAATAGATTTTTTGTTAAAACAAGCTTTTATTTAAGGAAGGCACATTAGTCAAATACATAAATTTATTCATTCACAATGTTTAAATACACATCTTTACTCCTTCACAATGTCTAAAAATGTCAATAATGTGACAAATCCATAACCCCTAAATTACCACTTAATTCACAGCATAAGACAAATACAGAAGAGATTAGGGTACAAATGACACCCCATTAAAACTTCATTTAGGGTTTAATCAGTTTGTTACATTTCTTAAACAGCAGTGCTTTATTTCATTTCACAAATAAGAAGGTTTATGCACGAGTACATTTACAGTGTGTATATTTACAACCTACACTTTTCAAAGGCAGATCAAGAGCTGTATAATCAGTGGTGCACATGGAGGCGCTTTGTCATCAATGTCTCCTCTGAAGACATCAtgcagtgggtcagaaatgtccTGCACCTGTTGGAATAGTCCTCTGGGCAGTCTCTGTAAAGACTCACATGGGCAGGGGTGATGAAATCAAAGCTTTCAACCATCAGCCCTTTCTTCTGCAATGCCTTAACCATCTTCTCCACATCTTTGTATCTGATCACCCTATCAGCTCTCGAATAGAGATACATCTGAGGCCAAGGGGCTGGATGCTCCATCATGGCATCATAGTGGTTCTTATGAAAGTACTTGGTCATAGGATACAGGACAATCCTGAGAAGGACAACCATAATAGCAAACAGTGCCAGGAGGAGGTACTGCAACAGCACATTGACTTTAGACCTCAAGGTGGTTTTGAGAGCTCTGAGGGCACCTATAACGTTTTGACTGCCTGGAGCGCTGTCCACAATTGTGCCCATCACACACAGAGTGCTAAACTGCTTGTGACTGTGCAATAACTCAACCATGTAGCGATACAGCATGAAGCCACCATTGCTGAACACATGGAAAAAAATTGGGTTGTTCTCAACCTCGTAGTCATAAAGAAGTTCAAGTAATTTGTGAGCAGTGCTTCGGAGTTCCTTGTATCCGAATGATTCTGAAAAAAAAACGGTTTTCAATGGAGCCGTGCAGCGCACAGTCACACATCCCTGAAAGGAAATGAGAAGCTGTTATTGGTGTATCTTATGCATTGTGTATCTCTAGGATCAGTACaaagaaaacatatttcaaaactGCGTGTTTTTTGTAGGAAAGTGAGTAGATGCCTAGTGTGACCGCCCTTTTAAACCATTGGTAAAatacttctattttgcatttttttataatttaaacagatttttttattattaaaaattatatcatcagcatatcaaattaagtgaaaagtttaattaaaaaaaattagcattaaatgtaaataatgtgagTATGCCCCATTTTATATTAACAGCATgcatgtatatattgtatatacaatggtgtagatttggtttgaacattggTGGCATCCAAATGTAGGACTGGGGGTGATGATGTGCCTGACGGGATGGGTTGCGTGGTTCGGTTCGTATCGGGCATGCTTCCGTGTGATTTTTTATAAAATcgtaacattttaaatgtcactgCTTAATTTCCCTCTGCTTctctatcaatccatccatctatcaataaGAGTTAGTACTGATAAATTGCAAGCATTTTTTATGCTGTAATTACAACAGGAGAGCGTCATAAATATTTATAGTATCAGCACATCCTTATACAACATTCAGTGTCCCCAAGCATTTATGATCAAAAGATTATGtttcattacaacacattacacaGTGCATATATTTTCCTCAAATCTAAAGCattctgtttattttcatatttaaattagattttgaatcccagattttaaagccagacttttgaaccccataGTATATATTACGTTGTCAGGGCCTTTAGGAAAAATGTTGATCTCACCTGTTCATTATAAATTGAGCTGTATTTTGACAGATGTTTGTCTCTGCATCCAGCCCAACCTAAAAGAATTACCACTGGTTCCTTTGATCCGCGCCAATGTTTTTCTGTCAAGAGACGAACAATATACGCAACACAAATCCCATGACAGATACACACAAGTAGTATCGAATTTAAGCCTTAAACCGCACAAATCCTGATAAAGCTCACCAATTTAGTTAACATATCGATATGTCTCAAGGTTACAAACACAGCTTGCAAGATGCCATGCATTTTGCACGTACTAATATATATTAGAAGGCACGCTAATTGCTGCCGTCACCTCACCTGAGATCAGTGCCTCTGGAAATACTATGTTGTAATCAATAACATCCTCCCCCATATTGATAATTATTTTGCCAGCTGTCTGACTGCCATAAATGATTCACTTCAAACGAGCCTCGTGTCTCACTGCACTTGTGTTAAGACAGTCAGACAAGAGACAAGGGCGTTCACGCGAAAGACAGTGAAGTCGGCAACATCAGCGTACCATTGTTTAATACAACTTCCGGAGCAGGATTTAAAAAAGTCAAGTaaagaaattcaaaataaaagtcagatTATCCTAATATTCAGTGAAACGTAGCAGAAAATGGTGTTGCTTGCTCGCTTTTTCATGAGAGTGATACTAACGATACAAAGATTTGgctaccatttaaaatatgtaaaaatacagTGATCCCAGAAGTATTACCACACTTTAGACATACTTAAAATGGTATGAATGCCACTGCATTAGTAACAATatgtcaaaccaagtggcaaTTATTTGATATATAACAAAAGCACTCAGGGATACAAAGCAATACATTTCCATGTGCATGTTCTCTGATTGGTATATACATTTAGTTACAGTACACTACTGCAAGATGTTTGTTTGGTGTTGCtgaattgtatttttactgtgGGTATCTATACTACAGTGGTGACCATTACAAATAACCAGGACTGCAGATGgtattttatttcaataaaatgtatGCCAAACATAATTACATTACCACTACATTTTACATCAGAATATTTTCAGATAAAAGAAACTATCagttttataaataaacaaacatttaaaatggcTACGTTAGCTGAACAAAATGGTTACAATCAGTAAAAGCTCCCTATTAATTCACACAtaaccaagatttttttttaaggttttcaAAAACAACAAGACAACAAAATTTGGAATAAAGAAGGACACAAGGATTATACAATCATAATAAAACTACAGTAACAGGTCATATCCAAAGCAACTACTAAAATAACTATTACCAACATTTTGACCCATCTGTAGCACTGTATTATTCTCTTAGTTCCCCCCAAGGAGGAAAGCCTTCCCGTCAGACAGAGGCTCCCCCTCTGATGTATCCATTTCAAAAGAAATAGATGCCACAGGCATGCTTAAAACTTTGTCCGACTTCCCTAATTTCTGCCCACTGGTGGTGATGCTGCTGCTGGACTGTGCAGGAATGGCTGTATCTGTAGAGATCTCTGTGGACACACGGCGGCTAGATGTCAAGGAATTCACACTGGAACCGTCAGCCTCACTCTCTGTCCAGCAGGAATCAGTGTCCGAAGCAGAAGACAAGCGGGTCTTCCCCCAGCGGCCATTAGCCCGTGCAGCATTGCCCATGTTAACCCCCAGGGAGCATTGACTGGTAAGTGTCGGACGACGGGAGGAGAGGGCACTGCTGGAACTGAAAGATGAATGAAAGTCCTTCTCTCTTACACGCAGGATAGGGCGAAGAACTGGAATATAGCGTGCAATAGCTGCCCGATATTTTGGATGTGTGATTGCGTAGATAATGGGATTGTGGATGGCTGAGGCCTTGGCAATAACGGCAGGCACTGAATTCATGTAGGGGGTCAAAAAATGGGAATAGCCTGCTGTAGCAGTAAGAGCCACCACTGAGTAGGGTGACCAGGATACTACGAAGAGCAAAATCACAAGGAGGGCAACCTTAGCCATCTTCCATTCACTCTGCATACGTTCAAACACCTTGTGTGTTTCCCCACAACCCAGCTCTCTTATCTCCCTCCCGGCTGCTCGGATAGCTCTGAAAATTCCAAAGTAGCAGCTACCGATAATGCCCAGAgggataaagaagacaaaaaggaAGAGGAGGATGGTGTAGGCACGCACTGATGGAGTGAAAGTCATGTAGTCCCATGAACAGGAAGTCTGAAGACCCTCTGGTACATAAGCACTCCAGCCGAAGAATGGCGGAAGGCTCCAGCCTAAAGAATAGAGCCAAACAAGAGCCAGCACTGCGCCAGCTTTGCGTCGACTAACTTTTCCTACAAGGGCAAGAGGCTGAGTTATGGCAAGGCAGCGATCAGCCGCAATAGCAGTCAAAGTCATCATGGAACAGATTCCAAAGAGGGCTCCACAGAAGGCGTAGAGCTCACAAGCACGGTCACCAAACACCCAGCGCCTATGCAGGCTGGCTGCAAAGAACACGGGTGACTGGGTGAGAGACATGAAGAAATCAGCCACAGCCAGGTTCACCACAAACATGTTCCCCGCAGTGCGAAGGGTATGGCTTCGGGAGAACACGTAGATCACCAGAGCATTTCCAATCACTCCAGTGATGCCAACTATTAAGATGACCGAGCCGATGATGTAGTGAGCATGGTCAGGAACATCCACAGTGGGAAACGGGTGTGGAAGctcatggtggtggctgtgggttgGCCCATGGAATGGCACGTGGTGTAACTTATAGCTCCTGCCGCCTAAGGACTCCTTCAAGCTTGAAGTGCAGTTGGTGTCTTCAGGGGCACAATGATGTCCTCTCCATGAAGAGTGATGGTTCATTGTCTTTCGCTTGATATTGTAATGTCAGTAGTAATTTTATTGTATGCAAAACTAAACTAATTCTAGTAAAATAAGTAAAAAGCTTCTAAAATGTTctgtcaaaacacaaacagttcAAATGTCCTCTTCTTGAATGTGCCAGTTT
Proteins encoded in this region:
- the tmem53 gene encoding transmembrane protein 53, whose amino-acid sequence is MGEDVIDYNIVFPEALISEKHWRGSKEPVVILLGWAGCRDKHLSKYSSIYNEQGCVTVRCTAPLKTVFFSESFGYKELRSTAHKLLELLYDYEVENNPIFFHVFSNGGFMLYRYMVELLHSHKQFSTLCVMGTIVDSAPGSQNVIGALRALKTTLRSKVNVLLQYLLLALFAIMVVLLRIVLYPMTKYFHKNHYDAMMEHPAPWPQMYLYSRADRVIRYKDVEKMVKALQKKGLMVESFDFITPAHVSLYRDCPEDYSNRCRTFLTHCMMSSEETLMTKRLHVHH
- the LOC127645135 gene encoding melanopsin-like translates to MNHHSSWRGHHCAPEDTNCTSSLKESLGGRSYKLHHVPFHGPTHSHHHELPHPFPTVDVPDHAHYIIGSVILIVGITGVIGNALVIYVFSRSHTLRTAGNMFVVNLAVADFFMSLTQSPVFFAASLHRRWVFGDRACELYAFCGALFGICSMMTLTAIAADRCLAITQPLALVGKVSRRKAGAVLALVWLYSLGWSLPPFFGWSAYVPEGLQTSCSWDYMTFTPSVRAYTILLFLFVFFIPLGIIGSCYFGIFRAIRAAGREIRELGCGETHKVFERMQSEWKMAKVALLVILLFVVSWSPYSVVALTATAGYSHFLTPYMNSVPAVIAKASAIHNPIIYAITHPKYRAAIARYIPVLRPILRVREKDFHSSFSSSSALSSRRPTLTSQCSLGVNMGNAARANGRWGKTRLSSASDTDSCWTESEADGSSVNSLTSSRRVSTEISTDTAIPAQSSSSITTSGQKLGKSDKVLSMPVASISFEMDTSEGEPLSDGKAFLLGGN